The Leclercia sp. S52 genome has a segment encoding these proteins:
- a CDS encoding DeoR/GlpR family transcriptional regulator, translated as MKQTQRHDAIIDLVKKQGYVSTEELVEQFAVSPQTIRRDLNDLADQNRILRHHGGAALPSSSVNTPWHDRKATQTSEKERIARKVASQIPNGATLFIDIGTTPEAVAHALLNHENLRVVTNNLNVATTLMQKEDFRIILAGGELRSRDGGIIGEATLDFISQFRLDFGILGISGIDTDGSLLEFDYHEVRTKRAIIENSRHVMLVVDHSKFGRNAMVNMGSISMVNAVYTDVMPPEGVLKVIKDNKLQLELC; from the coding sequence ATGAAACAAACACAACGTCATGACGCCATTATCGATCTGGTGAAAAAGCAGGGATACGTCAGCACCGAAGAGCTGGTGGAGCAGTTTGCCGTCAGCCCGCAGACCATCCGCCGGGATCTCAACGACCTGGCCGATCAGAACCGCATCCTGCGCCACCACGGCGGCGCGGCGCTGCCGTCCAGCTCGGTGAACACCCCCTGGCACGATCGCAAGGCGACGCAGACCTCCGAGAAGGAGCGTATCGCCCGCAAGGTGGCGAGCCAGATCCCGAACGGCGCGACGCTGTTTATCGACATCGGCACTACGCCGGAAGCGGTAGCGCATGCCCTGCTGAACCATGAGAACCTGCGGGTCGTTACCAACAACCTCAACGTTGCCACCACCCTGATGCAGAAAGAGGACTTCCGCATCATCCTCGCGGGTGGCGAGCTGCGCAGCCGTGACGGCGGCATTATTGGCGAAGCGACCCTCGACTTTATCTCCCAGTTCCGCCTCGATTTCGGCATTCTGGGCATCAGCGGCATCGATACCGACGGCTCCTTGCTGGAGTTTGACTACCATGAGGTGCGCACCAAGCGGGCGATCATTGAGAACTCGCGCCACGTCATGCTGGTGGTGGATCACTCGAAGTTTGGCCGAAACGCGATGGTCAATATGGGCAGCATCAGCATGGTGAACGCGGTCTATACCGACGTGATGCCGCCTGAAGGGGTGTTGAAGGTGATTAAGGATAATAAGTTGCAGTTAGAGCTGTGCTGA
- the glpG gene encoding rhomboid family intramembrane serine protease GlpG, whose protein sequence is MLMITSFTNPRVAQAFVDYMATQGVILTIQQHTQTDVWLADESQASRVNAELARFLENPGDARYLAASWQSGHTGSGLHYQRFPFLATLRERAGPFTLVLMAACILVFILMNVVGDQQVMLMLAWPYDASVEFEFWRYFTHALMHFSVLHILFNLLWWWYLGGAVEKRLGSGKLIVLTLISALLSGFIQHKFGGPWFGGLSGVVYALMGYVWLRGERDPQSGIYLQRGLMTFALIWIIAGWFDLFGMAIANGAHVAGLAVGLAMAFADTLNARKRT, encoded by the coding sequence ATGCTGATGATTACCTCTTTTACCAACCCGCGCGTCGCCCAGGCGTTTGTCGACTACATGGCGACGCAGGGTGTTATCCTCACCATTCAACAACATACCCAGACCGACGTCTGGCTGGCGGATGAAAGCCAGGCCTCACGGGTCAACGCCGAGCTGGCGCGTTTTCTGGAAAATCCCGGCGATGCGCGCTATCTGGCGGCAAGCTGGCAGTCCGGCCATACCGGCAGCGGATTGCACTACCAGCGCTTTCCTTTCCTTGCGACCCTGCGCGAACGCGCGGGGCCCTTCACCCTGGTGTTAATGGCGGCCTGTATCCTGGTCTTCATTCTGATGAATGTGGTAGGCGATCAGCAGGTGATGCTGATGCTGGCCTGGCCGTATGATGCCTCCGTTGAGTTCGAGTTCTGGCGCTACTTCACCCACGCGCTGATGCACTTCTCGGTGCTGCATATTCTCTTTAACCTGCTGTGGTGGTGGTATCTCGGCGGGGCGGTGGAGAAGCGGCTCGGCAGCGGCAAGCTCATCGTGCTCACCCTTATCAGCGCGCTGCTCAGCGGCTTTATCCAGCATAAGTTTGGCGGCCCGTGGTTTGGCGGCCTCTCCGGCGTGGTCTATGCGCTGATGGGCTATGTCTGGCTGCGCGGCGAGCGCGATCCGCAGAGCGGTATCTATCTGCAGCGCGGTTTGATGACCTTTGCATTAATCTGGATTATTGCCGGATGGTTTGATCTGTTTGGCATGGCGATTGCCAACGGCGCACACGTGGCCGGGCTGGCGGTCGGGCTGGCGATGGCGTTTGCCGATACGCTAAATGCGCGAAAACGAACATAA
- the glpE gene encoding thiosulfate sulfurtransferase GlpE: protein MEHFECINVEEAHQKMHQGLAVLVDIRDPQSFAMGHTPGAFHLTNASLSEFMRDNDFETPVMVMCYHGNSSKGAAQYLLQQGFEAVYSVDGGFDAWHRHFPAEVEHADI from the coding sequence ATGGAACATTTTGAATGTATTAACGTAGAAGAAGCCCACCAGAAGATGCACCAGGGACTGGCGGTGCTGGTGGACATTCGCGATCCGCAAAGCTTTGCGATGGGCCATACGCCGGGCGCGTTTCACCTGACCAACGCCTCCCTGAGCGAATTTATGCGCGATAACGATTTCGAGACCCCGGTGATGGTGATGTGCTATCACGGCAACAGCAGCAAAGGCGCGGCGCAATATTTGCTCCAGCAGGGCTTTGAAGCGGTCTACAGCGTGGACGGTGGATTCGATGCCTGGCATCGCCATTTCCCGGCAGAAGTCGAGCACGCGGACATTTAG
- the glgP gene encoding glycogen phosphorylase, with the protein MNAPFSYASPTVSIEALKHSIAYKLMFTIGKDPVIANKHEWLNATLFAVRDRLVERWLRSNRAQLSQETRQVYYLSMEFLIGRTLSNALLSLGIYDDVKTALEEMGLDLEELIDEENDPGLGNGGLGRLAACFLDSLATLALPGRGYGIRYDYGMFKQNIVDGRQKESPDYWLEYGNPWEFKRHNTRYKVRFGGRIQQEGKKIRWVETEEILAVAYDQIIPGYDTDATNTLRLWNAQASSEINLGKFNQGDYFAAVEDKNHSENVSRVLYPDDSTYSGRELRLRQEYFLVSATIQDILSRHYQLHKTYANLAEKTAIHLNDTHPVLSIPELMRVLIDEHKFSWEEAFEVTCQVFSYTNHTLMSEALETWPVDMLGKILPRHLQIIFEINDFFLKTLQEQYPHDTGLLSRTSIIEESNGRRVRMAWLAVVISHKVNGVSELHSNLMVQSLFADFAKIFPMRFCNVTNGVTPRRWLALANQPLSDVLDENIGRNWRTDLSQLSELEQHADFPTVNKAVRDAKLLNKKRLAVWMALHLNVVANPKALFDVQIKRIHEYKRQLMNVLHVITRYNRIKADPDADWVPRVNIFAGKAASAYYMAKHIIHLINDVAKVINNDPQIGDKLKVVFIPNYSVSLAQLIIPAADLSEQISTAGTEASGTSNMKFALNGALTIGTLDGANVEMLEHVGEENIFIFGNTTEEVEALRAKGYSPRDYYEQDEELRQVLTQIGTGVFNPDEPGRYRDLVDSLINFGDHYQVLADYRSYVDCQDRVDELYRKPEEWTTKAMHNIANMGYFSSDRTIKEYADTIWHIDPVKL; encoded by the coding sequence AAGCTGATGTTCACCATCGGCAAAGATCCGGTGATTGCCAACAAACACGAATGGCTCAACGCCACCCTGTTTGCCGTGCGCGACCGGCTGGTTGAACGCTGGCTGCGCTCTAACCGCGCCCAGCTCTCACAGGAGACCCGTCAGGTTTACTATCTGTCGATGGAGTTTTTGATTGGCCGCACCCTCTCCAATGCGCTGTTGTCGCTGGGTATCTATGACGACGTCAAGACCGCACTGGAAGAGATGGGGCTGGATTTAGAAGAGCTGATTGACGAAGAGAACGACCCCGGCCTTGGCAACGGCGGTCTCGGTCGTCTGGCCGCCTGCTTCCTCGACTCGCTGGCGACCCTCGCCCTGCCGGGACGCGGCTACGGTATTCGCTACGATTACGGCATGTTCAAACAGAACATCGTCGACGGACGGCAGAAAGAGTCCCCTGACTACTGGCTGGAGTACGGCAACCCGTGGGAGTTCAAGCGTCACAACACCCGCTATAAGGTTCGCTTCGGTGGGCGTATCCAGCAGGAAGGTAAAAAAATCCGCTGGGTCGAAACCGAAGAGATCCTGGCCGTGGCCTACGACCAGATCATCCCCGGCTACGACACCGATGCCACCAACACGCTGCGTCTTTGGAATGCCCAGGCCAGTAGCGAGATTAACCTCGGTAAATTCAATCAGGGCGACTATTTCGCGGCGGTGGAAGACAAAAACCACTCCGAGAACGTCTCCCGCGTGCTGTATCCGGATGACTCCACCTATTCCGGGCGCGAGCTGCGTCTGCGCCAGGAGTACTTCCTGGTCTCCGCGACCATTCAGGACATCCTGAGCCGCCACTACCAGCTGCACAAAACCTACGCCAACCTGGCGGAAAAAACCGCCATCCACCTCAACGACACCCACCCGGTGCTGTCGATCCCGGAGCTGATGCGCGTACTGATCGACGAACATAAGTTCAGCTGGGAAGAGGCGTTCGAGGTGACCTGCCAGGTCTTCTCCTACACCAACCACACCCTGATGAGCGAAGCGCTGGAAACCTGGCCGGTGGACATGCTCGGCAAAATTCTGCCGCGCCATCTGCAGATCATCTTTGAGATCAACGATTTCTTCCTGAAAACCTTGCAGGAGCAGTATCCGCACGACACCGGACTGCTGAGCCGCACCTCCATCATTGAAGAGTCCAACGGCCGCCGGGTGCGCATGGCGTGGCTGGCGGTGGTGATCAGCCACAAGGTCAACGGCGTATCGGAGCTGCACTCCAACCTGATGGTGCAGTCGCTGTTTGCCGACTTCGCTAAAATCTTCCCGATGCGTTTCTGCAACGTCACTAACGGCGTGACGCCGCGCCGCTGGCTGGCGCTGGCTAATCAGCCGCTCTCCGACGTGCTCGACGAGAACATCGGCCGCAACTGGCGTACCGACTTAAGCCAGCTGAGCGAGCTGGAACAGCACGCCGATTTCCCGACGGTGAATAAAGCGGTGCGTGATGCCAAGCTGCTGAACAAAAAGCGGCTGGCGGTGTGGATGGCGCTGCATCTCAACGTGGTCGCCAATCCCAAAGCGCTGTTCGACGTGCAGATCAAACGTATCCACGAGTACAAGCGTCAGCTGATGAACGTGCTGCACGTGATCACCCGCTACAACCGCATCAAGGCCGATCCTGATGCCGACTGGGTGCCGCGTGTGAACATCTTCGCCGGTAAAGCGGCCTCGGCCTATTACATGGCGAAGCACATCATTCACCTGATCAACGACGTGGCGAAGGTGATCAACAACGATCCGCAGATTGGTGACAAGCTGAAGGTCGTCTTTATCCCGAACTACAGCGTGAGTCTGGCCCAGCTGATCATTCCGGCCGCCGATCTCTCGGAGCAGATCTCCACCGCGGGCACCGAAGCCTCCGGCACCAGCAACATGAAGTTTGCCCTCAACGGCGCACTTACCATCGGCACGCTGGATGGCGCCAATGTCGAGATGCTGGAGCACGTAGGCGAAGAGAATATCTTCATATTCGGCAACACCACGGAAGAGGTTGAGGCGCTGCGTGCGAAGGGCTACTCGCCGCGTGATTATTACGAGCAGGATGAAGAGCTGCGTCAGGTGCTGACCCAGATCGGTACCGGGGTCTTCAACCCGGACGAGCCTGGCCGCTATCGCGACCTGGTGGATTCGCTGATTAACTTCGGGGACCACTACCAGGTGCTGGCAGACTACCGCAGCTATGTGGACTGCCAGGACAGGGTCGACGAGCTGTACCGCAAGCCGGAAGAGTGGACCACCAAAGCGATGCACAACATCGCCAACATGGGCTACTTCTCATCCGATCGCACCATCAAAGAGTATGCCGATACCATCTGGCATATTGATCCGGTGAAGTTGTAA